In Halorussus limi, a genomic segment contains:
- a CDS encoding mechanosensitive ion channel family protein: MNVPNVLLQADGGELFGNLPGWLGNALSEIIAALPRLIGAIVILLIGWIVGKVLGGVISTVADKAGLDRSAKGTPLGRMMGDSPDALSNFLGSVTAWFVYALAILAAANTLAIPILSEWIATAVSYLPAFIAGLLVIIGGFIVSDFIGDAITRTRAATQSAYTRYFATGVRMFLYFTAVVIGLDTMGIDVQLLYIFAQAMAWGLAAGLALAIGVGFGWGSKDYIANNMNRWAGTARSSASSMSSEQSQGSPSGDDD, from the coding sequence ATGAACGTACCAAACGTGCTGCTTCAGGCGGACGGTGGAGAACTGTTCGGAAACCTTCCGGGTTGGCTCGGCAACGCCCTCTCGGAGATAATCGCGGCGCTCCCGCGACTCATCGGCGCTATCGTCATCCTGCTCATCGGATGGATAGTCGGCAAAGTACTCGGCGGCGTCATCTCGACAGTCGCCGACAAGGCCGGACTCGACAGGAGTGCGAAGGGCACGCCCCTCGGCCGGATGATGGGCGACTCGCCCGACGCGCTGTCGAACTTCCTCGGGTCGGTGACGGCGTGGTTCGTCTACGCGCTGGCCATCCTCGCGGCGGCGAACACGCTCGCCATCCCGATTCTGTCCGAGTGGATCGCGACCGCAGTGTCGTACTTGCCGGCGTTCATCGCCGGACTGCTGGTCATCATCGGCGGGTTCATCGTCTCGGACTTCATCGGCGACGCCATCACTCGGACCCGGGCAGCGACCCAGTCGGCGTACACCCGGTACTTCGCGACGGGCGTCCGGATGTTCCTGTACTTCACCGCGGTCGTCATCGGACTCGACACGATGGGCATCGACGTGCAGTTGCTCTACATCTTCGCGCAGGCGATGGCGTGGGGACTCGCAGCGGGTCTCGCGCTCGCCATCGGCGTCGGCTTCGGATGGGGGAGCAAGGACTACATCGCCAACAACATGAACCGCTGGGCGGGCACCGCTCGGAGCAGCGCATCGAGCATGTCCTCCGAACAGAGTCAGGGGTCGCC